The Acetobacteroides hydrogenigenes genome contains the following window.
ATATCCGCTACCGAATTGGGTATTACCATAAGGGATTCTCTCCATAATATCGGTAACAATAGTTCCCTTCTTAATAAAGAAAGGCTGTCGCTTAGAAATTACCATTCCATTACCGTAAAGCACTATAGGAAGGATATCCATCTTCAGCGTCTCCGCCAAATAGAACGCCCCCTTATGGAAACGTTTAATGGAACCATCAACAGAACGGGTTCCCTCGGGGAAAACAACCACCGAGTAACCATCAGCAATCTTCTCCTTAAGAGAATCAGCTAACGCTTCATATCCATTGGCGGTATGGTAGAAATCGGCATAGCGAACAATTCTTCCAAAGAAGGGAGAATTCCACACCCAACCATTGGTAACCATTACTGTTTTAGGATTAAGCCCTAAAAGCACAAGTATGTCAATAAACGATTGATGGTTGGCAACTATAACTGCTGGTTTCTTGAAGTCTTCGCCATGCTTGTTAATTCGAACTTTTCGCACCATAAACATAACATCTACAACAGCTCGAGTTGCAAAACTTACGGATACATGAAACCAATACTTCTTTCGCTTTTTACTTACCGGAATGATCCATGAAATCATCATTTGCAGCTGAAGAAAAATGCATCCAAACAAAAAGAAAATATAGGCAAATAATGATCTGGCGATTCCAAGAATGGTATATGGAAATCCACCTCTTTTTACTTGTGATGCAATAAAAAGTCTGAAGATTATCGGTTGTACGGTGTATGAAATTAGCACTACGGCTACCATTCCAAGTAGCGAAATCATCGAAATGGATTGTAATGCGGGATGGCCTGCAAATATCAACGCACCCATTCCTACAATAGAAGTAAAGGCCGAAAAGAAGATGGCAGTTTTGTGAGATGAGAGCATCTTCTTCCCCGTCTTATACTCGTTCAGCAATCCATCCATAATAAAGATGCTAAAGTCGTCGCCAATACCGAATACAAAGGTGGAAAGAATGATATTTACAATATTGAACTCTATTCCCAAGATTGCCATTAGCCCTAGAATAATGATCCAACTAATTGCCATTGGAATAAATGACATTATGGCTAACTCAAGACGACCATAAGAAAGCAGCAACGCTAAGAAAACTAAAACGGAGCAGATGACAAGAATCAGGTTAAAGTCGTTATTCACCGATGCTGCCATCTTTTGAGCGAAGTATGAACGATCGACAACCACCAAATCTTTTTCCGATCTCATCTGATGGTAAACCTCATCCTTATACTTATCCTTTACGGCAACCTGCGTTATAAGCATAGATAACGAATCGGCAGACGAAGCCCAATCCTTGAATAAGGGTGATGCAGCAAGCTCTTTTGCCGAAAAAGAGATCGGTTGGTAAGTTTTATCGAGAATATCTTTAAAGCCGTTAAAGCAACCAGGAGCAAACTGAAGAGCAGCAGCATTCGCTTCGATAAGTGCACAAACCCTCTCACGACGTTCTTTTGTCCAGAACTTATTCCACTTCTCGATACGTTCTTTTTGAACCTCCACCGGAACAAGATACTGTTGAGCAGAAAGCGACTTTTCGATTTTACCCTCCGATTGGAGTAAGGCTAACTTTTTGTTTATACTAGCATAGGCAGTAAGCAGACTGTCGTTGTTCTTACATGCAGATACAAAAAGAACTTTCTTGCTTGTTCCGTTGTATATCGAGTTGATCTTTTGTTCGGTCTTTTTAAGCGCATCCGACTCGTAGTTGAGGTGCATCATATCGCTATCGAAGCGAACATCATTATACCAGAAGAAACAAACACCAACAAGAATGACGATGAAACCTATCAGCCACTTGTTCGAATCGTATCGGTAACTGTTGGCTCGCTCTATCCATTCCAAAAGTTTGCTTTTTTTCTCGCGCTTCTTTTCCGAAAGCATGTGAGGTAAAAATACCAGACAAAAGATAGTGGTGCCAACCAACGATAATGCTGCAAATAAACCGAAGTCGCGTAAAAGCTTCGAGTTGGTGAAAAGTAATCCCAAGAATGCACCGATAGTTGTGAAGCTTCCTATAGTTAGCGGATAGGCTAACTCCTCAATTACCTGCGGAATTGTTTTTGTATGCTCGCGATGCGAAAGAACGTGGATGGAGTAGCTCATGGCAATGCCGAATACCGCCGCACCTGCGCCTATGGCAATAGAAGACATCGAGCCACTAATAAAGTAGATCAACGCAAGGGCAAATAAGCCTCCGAAAAGCACGGGAAGTGATATAAGAATCATCGCCCACCAGTTTCGGAATGCCAACGAGATAAACACAACAATAATCAGGATAGCGATGGTTAGGGTAATCATCGTATCCTTCTTTATCTGTCGGGCATTATAAACGGCAACGCTTGGCCCGCCATAATGCTCGATACTTACCTCTGTCATCTGCTGCATCACCGTTTTGGCCTGCTCTTCGATAGAAGAAATCAACGCTTCATTTTTACCGGTACTTCCTGTTCCATTTACAGGGTCGATCAGAACCAACATCTTCGACATATCTTCCGAAAAGATATAGCCGTCGTACATGGTGTAATTTGCAGCCTCACCAAAAACCTTCAGCCCAGACAAAGCCGAATTTCCTAGCCCTAGAGGATCCTTTACTACAATATCTTTAAGCGCAACACCCATCGGCGAGATCAGATTCTCGTAGTTGGTTTGCATCTTATGCTTTATAGCCTCGGGAGAGGTTAACGAGTCTAGTTTACTATAATCTTTATCTGTAAGGTAAATCGGCAGATTCGCATAAATAAAGTCGGTTACCTGATTCATTGCAGAGACATTAACCTCGGTAACCACATCCTTAATCAAAGGTGCAGCTGTCGATTTTTTCAGCTTGCCCACAAATACCTCGCTAGCCTCTATAAGCTTATCGGGATCGGATGTTTTTGAACTGTCGGCAGATGAAAATAGGATTATGATCTTATCCTTAACCTTTAGGTTTTTAAAAACCAAAGCTGTTTTCTGATTATCCTTGCCATCGGGGAAAAAGCTGGTAACATCCTCATCGAAATTCACTTTAACGGCAAAAAACGACAAAACAATAATACTCCCAACCATCAGGGAGTAAAGAAGTGGCTTACGATTATAAAAGTAGTTATATATCCTAATGAAAAAGGTATCCATTGCTAGAGTGGGTTACGTCTAAAAAAGTTGAGCATTATAAAGGTTATGCTACTAAAAATTACACTGGCAACAACCGCAAGTAAGATACTCCCTACTATATACTGAAACATGCAACCAGAAATAGATTCTATATTGATTGATGATAAAGGAAGTAACGTCGGCTTGTTTAGCGCCAAACCTCCCATTGCCATGCTGCCATAAAGAATAAATGGAATCATCGGAGGAATGCTGATGTTCGATACAGCAACGGCAATGACCTTGTTTAACCTTAGCAGGTGCGCCGTTATCCCTGCCGATATCATTTGCCATCCCCACAAGGGAACGATCCCAAAGAAAATGCCGATCCCTACGGAAAAGGTAATCTTAAGATTAGATTCCTTTGAATGCGTTATATGGTCGCGAGTGAATCGCTTTATGTTTTCCTTGGTTAATGCCCTAAAGAAACTTATCGGGTAGTAGTAAAGCAGGGCAATTGTAACCAAAAAGGTATTCAGGATGCTTATGCGGGTAAAATCACGCAGAGGACGGAAGTGGGAAACTCTCTCCTCCACGCTTGGGTAAAATACCTTAACCGGAATGTTTATCACAGGAATTCTTTTCCAAGCACAGCGTACTATAATCTCAAGTTCAAATTCATAACGAGGAGTAAAGAACTTCATCCCCGCTATTTTATTTAAGGGATAAAGCCTATAGCCCGATTGGGTATCCTGCATGGTAATCCCAGTTTCAACCTTAAACCAAAAGTTCGAAAACTTATTGGCAAAGGTGTTTTTACCCGGCATGTTATCAGCCGTAAGATTACGAGCGCCTACAATAAAAGCATCTGGAGTTTTCTCTATTTGATCGATAAATGAAGGTATATCATCAGGATAGTGCTGCCCATCTGAGTCTATGGTAATTGCATAACGATAACCGAGTTCAGCTGCCTTTCGGAGACCAACCTTTAGCGCATGTCCCTTCCCCCTATTCTCGGCATACGAAATCAGGGTAATGCCCTGTTTGTCGGCAAGAATATCAGCAGTACCATCCGTAGAACCATCGTTTACTACGATGATATCGTTAGAGTAGCAAGCAGCGTCGTCAATTACGCCTAACAGCGTAGCATGATTGTTATAGGTAGGGATCACCACTACAACGCCAAGGGCTTTCAGCCTATCTTTACAATCAATCATTGCTCTGTATAATTAGCCTTCATTTTAAGCATTACCGCTCCGTTTAACGAAACCACCGCTTGAAAGGTGTTTTCGTTTCCCACCACAATGCTCAACTCTACCGCATCATCCGAAGGAATAATAGATGATATGAACTTGCACGAAGGAATAGAGGTATACCTTATGCACTTACCCAGCAAATCGCTAACACATTCCTTTAGCATCTGAATGGTGCAAACGCCAGGGACTACAGGCTGCTGAGGAAAGTGACCCTTAAAAATTGAATGATTAGCATCAATCTTCACAACAAGCTTATGGGCATTGCCTTCTGTGCTGGTGCTTTCTACTGTATAAAAGCGGTTCTTTAGCAGCATAAGAAATTAGATCTTAAATTTATCGTCATCAACGTTGGCATTAAGCCTTTTATCGCTGAACTCGTATAGGGTGTAATCGGTATCATTTTCGTTCATCCTCATAGATGACAAGGTCATGTCACCCTTGTCAAATCGAAGAACAATCTGCTTAAGATAACTCTTTACTCTTCTATTGGTTGGCGTAATTACAACCGTGTAGTGCGATTGGTTTTCAAAGTATTCGGATACTGATTGGTTGCCAAACAAATTTAGATTACCAGTCATACAAGCCGTTAACATGTCGCCCATTTGGCGCATCATTGGGTTAGAGTTCATCTTAACAACAGTAGCCTTACCGTTTGTCTGAATCTTAAACTTCACACCATTCATAACAATAAGGTTGCCCTGAGGATTGGTATACTCAAGGCATATCTTTTGAGCCTTCTTGTAGAAGAATTTACCTTTCGACTTATTTGTTTTTGCCAGTACAGACATAAACTTAACCTGTTCAAAATCGCAAGTGATCGATTGAGTTCTATCGCTGGCACTCTTTAGTCGCTCGCTAAAACCACGCGAAGGATCTATCTTATTGCCATAGTTCTGTGCAAAAGCAGCTGTTGAGCACAGCAACATCAAAGCGAGTAATTTGGATTTCATGTGAAAATAATTGTTTATAAATGGTCACATGTAACTCGCATGATAGATTTTCATCTGTCTTGGTGAATTTCTATATTCATGCTCGTTTCATTTTATCCTATATTTCAAAAAGTTCGTCTAATCTTTTTATCTCGTATCCCTGCTCATGGAGGTTGACAATAACCTGCTCAACCAGCCAATCGCTGTTTTCTAGATTATCGTGCATTAGAATAACTCCACCTGCATGTGCTTTTTTAAGAATTCTTCTGAGCACCTTCTCACGTTCTGACTTAACCGTATCAAACGATCGGATGCTCCAGCCGACAACCTTATACCCCAACTCCCGAACAGAGGCTGCAATAGTAGGGTTCGTCACCCCAAATGGTGGGCGAAACAGGGTTATCGACTCTCCGGTTATATTTGTTAGAGCCTCATTGCACCGTTGTAGTTCGTCAACCATCTTCTTCGTGCTTAGAAGAGGAAAAAAAGAAGTATGATAGTAGGTATGATTTCCTACAATATGGCCTTCTTCTATCAGCATCTTAACCAACTGGGGATGCTTCTCAACCTTATCACCAATACAAAAGAATGTAGCCTTAACGTTGTAGCGTCTCAGAACCTCTAAAACCTTAGGCGTCCAAACCGAATCAGGACCATCGTCGAAGGTGAGCGCTATAGACTTGCTGTTACCTTTTGCCCTACAGAAAGCCTTAACGTATACTCCGGCAGAGATACTTACCGAGGCATACACCGCTAAAAGCAAAAAGCCAACAACAAGAATTACTACATACATCTCAAGGCTATTTTATAGTCGTCGTTAACCACCAAAACTCGCTTAGCACCAGATTTAACCTCCTCTACTCCCTTAAACATGGCAGCAGCTGAGGCTGTATGGTAACCTTTATCTGCATTTATTGTGATGTCGAACTCTCCATTAGGATTTTGCCCACCTAAGTACAGACCTTCAATAACACCAAGGCATTCGGTTGTAGGTGTACGGCTTAGCATAAAGAAGAAGGAACCTTCGTCTGGCGTATTTCCTTTACGAAATGCACCCAATCGCTCCATGATTTTTTGCTGGGTAGGTGTTTTCTCATCAGCAGTACCAACAAGAATATGCTCAGCCTCGCCATCTTCAGCCATCATTATCGCATCCAGCAGAGCGCTCTCGAAGCTGGAGAAGCGATGAGCATAGGTCATGTTGTAGCAGTGGCTTTTCGATAAAAGGGCAACTTGTCCCCCTATCGTATTAAAAGTAGACTGGATGAAAGGCGTAGGATTGAGCAGCTGCTCGTTGCTATCCTGTATCGACTTCAAGAACTTCTCGCTATCGGCAAGACAGCCCAATCCGGTAGCTGTAATAATGGCATCAATACGATCAACCGAAGTTTTACGAATGCAGTCCATTGCCGTTCCTACTCCCATCTTTACAACGTAACTCATTCGGCGACGCATGTTAGCATCGGGGATCAGCGTTTTGAAGTCTAACTCCGCATGGTAAGCACTCGCACTATTGATGTAAAGAGCCATCTTTCTTCGTAAATATTAGTGATGAATTATTTCCTCCAAAGCCAAACGAGTTGGACATAACAGCGCTTATATCGTTTCCTTCGCTAAAAGATGTCTCAGGAGTAAGCCCTAAACCTTCGATTGGAGATGTAAAGTTGAGGTTTGGGAAAATCATCCCTCTATCAATTGAAAGAACCGAAAATACAGCCTCAATACCTCCGGCAGCAGCAAGCGTGTGCCCGGTATACGACTTTGTTGAGCTAAACGCAGGAACGCTATCGCCAAACAGACGTCGTAAGGCTGCTCCTTCCGAAGCATCGTTATTGGGGGTTCCTGTTCCGTGAACGTTAATGTAGCTAATGTCGCTTGGCTTTAGTCCACTCATGCTTAACGCCTGGCTCATGGCGAGGTATGCTCCATTACCTTCGGCTGAAGATGCTGTTTGATGGTAAGCATCGTTGGCATTGGCAAATCCGCCTAGCAAACAGTATGGTTTACGGGAAACGGTATCGGTACGCTGAAGCACGATATAACCGGCACCTTCGCCAAGGTTAAGCCCTGCACGCGAATTGTCGAATGGACGGCACTTTTGGCTATCGAGAATCATCAGCGAGTTAAAGCCGTTAAGGGTGAACTTGCACAGCGCATCGGTGCCACCAACAACAACACAATCTAGGTAGCCATGCTTTATTAGTCGGGCACCCAGCATTACAGCATTTGCAGCCGACGAGCAAGCTGTACTGATGGTAGTAGAGAAACCCTTTATACCACAGTACTCCGCTATTTTATGCGTGCTATCGTAGCAATCGTGAGATGCGACGTTTCTTAGCCTTCCTTTAGAACTATCCTTTGCAAACTCCTCGTAGAAGCCGTAGGTTAAGTCCATTCCGCCTACCGAGGTGGCAGAAACAAGCCCAACGCGGAGTTTATCCAAATCGATTCCAGCATCCTTTAATGCTTCATTGGCAGCAAGCATACCCAACAGAGCAGTTCTCGAATAGGTATTACGCTCAGGTAGCGATAGTATCTGCACCAACTCCCTATTCGACGCCTTAACCTCCGAAACCGGAAGGTTGTGGGTAGAATCAAAGAGGGTTATGCTGCCCATGCCATCCTTTTGCGAAGCAAGCGATGCCACATTAGCATCTACCCCAATGCCAATTGAGGAAACAACTCCTATGCCGCTAACACAAATCTGCATTACTTTCTGTTTTTTTCGATATACTCAGCCAAGGTACGCACCGAATAGAATATTGGTTTTGCCTCGGCAGGATTCTCGATACGCAATCCGTACTGCTTCTCAAGAATTAGGATGATTTCTAGTGCGTCAATCGAATCGAGACCAAGCCCATCGCCAAAAAGAGGCGCTTCGGCATCAATCTCTTCGGGAGTTATCTCCTCTAGGTTAAGCGCTTCAATAAGCTGAACTTTTAGATCGTTTATTAGCTTCTCCATATCTATTTTTTTTCAATTATTACTAACTCTGCTTGATAGTCGTTGCCCAACAGCTCGCACCAGCCGTAGATGACAGCCTTATACTGGCTCCTTTCGAGCACCATACGTGCGTAGCTTTCGAGGGAGCTATCAGATTTATTCTCGTTGATAAAGAAAGTGTTTTCGCCTTGTATCTTATGGCGAATGCATACCTCGCCCAGAACAACGTTTGGCAAGGTATATACGAACACGGCAGGACTTGCACCAGCCTCCGAATGCTCGTTAAGTATGCGCTGGTGGTTGATGTCGGTATCGAGCGATGAGCTGCGGTTGGCTAGTACAATTCCCAAATCTAGGGGAGCATACTTTTTATCCTTAAGCAGATACTCAGCGGCAAGATAGCCTAGCTTGCACAGGTTATCCATCTTGTAGAACTTCATATTCGGAGCCTCAAGATGCTTAAATGCCCCACGAATAAACTCCGCAAAGTCACCGCCTGCTTCAAACACAACGTTACCATCTACCACCACCTTACCATCGGCAATCTGGCAGCTACCGATACGCTGTGCTGTACCGTCATTCTCCTTAACCTTAATCTCCTTGGAATGCTCTTCGAGAGCAAGCACCACGGCGCCGTTGCATCCCCCAAAGCCGGAAGCTGTTTTCACGCATCGTACCATGCTACCGATAGGCTGATGTTCCCCAGAGACTACAATAGGTTGAGGAACGCCCAGCTCAGCAAAACCCTTGGTTCCAATAACCAATCCGTGCTTTAGCATCTCCACGCACATCACCGTTTCGATGACGCCCGAAGCACCGAGCGTATGCCCAAAGTAGGGCTTTAGGCTATTCACCGGTACAGATGATAGTCCAGCCAAGGCTATTGCCTTCGACTCCATCTCGTCGTTATAGGATGTTGCCGTTCCGTGTGCGTTGATGAAGCTGATATCCTCAGCAGTCAGACCGTTCTCCTGCATTGCCTGCTGTATGGCGTAGCACAGGCCATCACCCGTGCGCGAAGGACCAGAAATATGGTTGGCATCGTTGGTAATAGCGCCGCCTTCGACAGCAACGCCACAGGAAAGGCTCTTATCCGAAGTTATAAGGATTGTCGCACAGCCTTCGCCCAGCGTCAGTCCATCGCGGTGGGCATCGTAGGGCGTGCAGGGGCGGCTGCTAACCGACTTGAACGCCGAAAATCCGCTTACCACAAAGCGGGTAAGGATATCGGCACCGACAACCACAACATGCTTATATGCACCTTCGCGAACCAGACGCGAGGCTATAACAGCTGCCGATACGCCAGATATGCAGGCGTTGGAGATTACCTCCGGCTTGTTAAAAGCATTAAAGTAGCTAGCCACGCGCTGAGCCATCTTCCAAAGGTAGGCACCTTCGTCGAGCACCTCTACGCTTTGGCTAAGCAGATCGACATTGCCCTTAGTTGAGGAAATGATTACTGCAGCGTCTTTGCTTGCCAGGCTAATCCCCGATTGCTCCAGAACATCCTTAATCGAAAGAATCATCATCCTTTCGGTGCTGGTGTAGCCTTCCAAACCTGCGGCTTGAGCCATGGCGCTTAGGCGCTGCCAATCTACCTGCGCTGCCAGGAACGGATGCTCGTAAAGGCTAGGATCATCAACAGGTACAATACCCGACACGTAGCGCTCAAGGGCGTTAAAGCACTCTTCGGTGGTAAAGCCCACCGAGCTAATAACGTTGGTTGAACCTACGTAGGCTATATTACTTACTCCACTCCCCATTTCTTCTTCCACTGAATGTAAAACTCGGGGTTAACCAGCTCCAGCACGTTATCCCTATTCAAGAACACCTGCGTGCTCTCGCCTGTGGCAACAACCTGCATGTCCGACTCCCTGTAAATGGTGTACTCGAAGATAATCTTTGCCGCTTCGCAGCTGATGTAGCGCGTTTCCACAATTGCGGTATCGCCGCATACCAACGGATACTTAAACTCCAGATTTATCTTTACCAGCGGAACCACATAGCCGCTGTTGTACATCTCCATGTAGCCCAATCCGCCATACTGACGGCCGAATGCTTCGCGGCCATCCTCGAAGTAGCGAACATACTCTCCATGCCACACGATCTGCATCGAGTCGACCTCGCTAAAGCGTACCCGAAGCGGGGTGCGATTTATCAAGCTTGGAGCTTGGCGTTTTACTTTTTTTGCCATTTTATCCGATTTTTATTTTCATGAAGGCTATTGAAGGCATCCACAAAAACATTACAGCATTCTCCCGATGCGGGAGAGCATCTCAACTATATTTTTACCGTTCTCCCGATGTGGGAAAGTGTAAAAACCATCATTTTCTTGCTCTCCCGATGCGGGAGAGCTCCAAATTCACCATTTTCATCGTCTCCCTAATTGGGAGAGCGACAAATTCACCATTTTGTTGTTCTCCCGATGTCGGAGAGCGAGAAAACCACCATTTTCAGCGTCTCCCAAGCTGGGAGAACCCCCAATACACCATTTTGTCGTTCTCCCGGTACGGGAGAGCAACGCAACGATCATTTCACCATTCTCCCGGAACGGGAGAGCAGGTATAATCAGCGTTACTTGGCAGCGCCGGGCGTTGCAACCTTCATCTGGCATTCGGCAATAAGCCTATCACCCAACATTACCTTTGCCGATAGCAGGGTGATGTCGAAGACCTCCATTTCTACCTCTACCTCTGTGTAAAGGTCATCACCCACGCGGGGTAAACGATCTATCGTTAGCCTGTTTATAGAGCCTATGAAGCCAATGGGAACCTCCGTTCCATTGCTGATATGGATGTAGCCAATGCGCATGGCTGCCGACTGAGCGATATGCTCAATTACACCACACTCCTGAAGCACACCATCCTCACAGAAGATGTTATCCTCCTTCACCAGAAGTCCACTAGCCGACATGTTCTCCTGAACTCCAAAGAACTTGTCGACCATCACAATTGGGGGGCGCTGAGGAATGTACTTCAGCACCTCGTCGCCTTCAATTATGGCTTTCTCAAATACTCCCATAGCAATCCTTTTTTGTTACGCTTGTAGCGCAGCACGTCCATCATGTCGCTTTGCGGATCGTCGGGGAAAACCCAAGCCTTTCCGGTTTCCAAAGCCATTCGTTTTACCTCTTCTACCTCGAAGCCCTCTTCGAGGTAGTAGGTTGGAGCAAGCAAGTCATCATTTGGAGAGATAACTCCTTTCGCTATAGCGATTGACTGAAGCTTAG
Protein-coding sequences here:
- a CDS encoding acyl-CoA thioesterase, with the protein product MAKKVKRQAPSLINRTPLRVRFSEVDSMQIVWHGEYVRYFEDGREAFGRQYGGLGYMEMYNSGYVVPLVKINLEFKYPLVCGDTAIVETRYISCEAAKIIFEYTIYRESDMQVVATGESTQVFLNRDNVLELVNPEFYIQWKKKWGVE
- a CDS encoding trifunctional MMPL family transporter/lysophospholipid acyltransferase/class I SAM-dependent methyltransferase; translated protein: MDTFFIRIYNYFYNRKPLLYSLMVGSIIVLSFFAVKVNFDEDVTSFFPDGKDNQKTALVFKNLKVKDKIIILFSSADSSKTSDPDKLIEASEVFVGKLKKSTAAPLIKDVVTEVNVSAMNQVTDFIYANLPIYLTDKDYSKLDSLTSPEAIKHKMQTNYENLISPMGVALKDIVVKDPLGLGNSALSGLKVFGEAANYTMYDGYIFSEDMSKMLVLIDPVNGTGSTGKNEALISSIEEQAKTVMQQMTEVSIEHYGGPSVAVYNARQIKKDTMITLTIAILIIVVFISLAFRNWWAMILISLPVLFGGLFALALIYFISGSMSSIAIGAGAAVFGIAMSYSIHVLSHREHTKTIPQVIEELAYPLTIGSFTTIGAFLGLLFTNSKLLRDFGLFAALSLVGTTIFCLVFLPHMLSEKKREKKSKLLEWIERANSYRYDSNKWLIGFIVILVGVCFFWYNDVRFDSDMMHLNYESDALKKTEQKINSIYNGTSKKVLFVSACKNNDSLLTAYASINKKLALLQSEGKIEKSLSAQQYLVPVEVQKERIEKWNKFWTKERRERVCALIEANAAALQFAPGCFNGFKDILDKTYQPISFSAKELAASPLFKDWASSADSLSMLITQVAVKDKYKDEVYHQMRSEKDLVVVDRSYFAQKMAASVNNDFNLILVICSVLVFLALLLSYGRLELAIMSFIPMAISWIIILGLMAILGIEFNIVNIILSTFVFGIGDDFSIFIMDGLLNEYKTGKKMLSSHKTAIFFSAFTSIVGMGALIFAGHPALQSISMISLLGMVAVVLISYTVQPIIFRLFIASQVKRGGFPYTILGIARSLFAYIFFLFGCIFLQLQMMISWIIPVSKKRKKYWFHVSVSFATRAVVDVMFMVRKVRINKHGEDFKKPAVIVANHQSFIDILVLLGLNPKTVMVTNGWVWNSPFFGRIVRYADFYHTANGYEALADSLKEKIADGYSVVVFPEGTRSVDGSIKRFHKGAFYLAETLKMDILPIVLYGNGMVISKRQPFFIKKGTIVTDIMERIPYGNTQFGSGYKEKSKDIGALVRAEYSSLCDEFGKADNPYFFEALTNSYTYKGPVLEWYMKVKVRMEKRYRVFDNLIPKDATITDIGCGYGPLCFMLSMYSPKRTILGIDYDEEKIAVANHSFLKNENLTFVCANAAKYEIPYSDIFILNDVLHYMGIDAQEALIQKCIAALNPGGKIIIRDGDTSKQDKHKVTKLTEKFSTEIFKFNKTEGELCFSSADQIKVITKSSGLNISIMDNDVHTSNTIYILQKQ
- a CDS encoding beta-ketoacyl-[acyl-carrier-protein] synthase family protein: MQICVSGIGVVSSIGIGVDANVASLASQKDGMGSITLFDSTHNLPVSEVKASNRELVQILSLPERNTYSRTALLGMLAANEALKDAGIDLDKLRVGLVSATSVGGMDLTYGFYEEFAKDSSKGRLRNVASHDCYDSTHKIAEYCGIKGFSTTISTACSSAANAVMLGARLIKHGYLDCVVVGGTDALCKFTLNGFNSLMILDSQKCRPFDNSRAGLNLGEGAGYIVLQRTDTVSRKPYCLLGGFANANDAYHQTASSAEGNGAYLAMSQALSMSGLKPSDISYINVHGTGTPNNDASEGAALRRLFGDSVPAFSSTKSYTGHTLAAAGGIEAVFSVLSIDRGMIFPNLNFTSPIEGLGLTPETSFSEGNDISAVMSNSFGFGGNNSSLIFTKKDGSLHQ
- a CDS encoding beta-ketoacyl synthase N-terminal-like domain-containing protein → MGSGVSNIAYVGSTNVISSVGFTTEECFNALERYVSGIVPVDDPSLYEHPFLAAQVDWQRLSAMAQAAGLEGYTSTERMMILSIKDVLEQSGISLASKDAAVIISSTKGNVDLLSQSVEVLDEGAYLWKMAQRVASYFNAFNKPEVISNACISGVSAAVIASRLVREGAYKHVVVVGADILTRFVVSGFSAFKSVSSRPCTPYDAHRDGLTLGEGCATILITSDKSLSCGVAVEGGAITNDANHISGPSRTGDGLCYAIQQAMQENGLTAEDISFINAHGTATSYNDEMESKAIALAGLSSVPVNSLKPYFGHTLGASGVIETVMCVEMLKHGLVIGTKGFAELGVPQPIVVSGEHQPIGSMVRCVKTASGFGGCNGAVVLALEEHSKEIKVKENDGTAQRIGSCQIADGKVVVDGNVVFEAGGDFAEFIRGAFKHLEAPNMKFYKMDNLCKLGYLAAEYLLKDKKYAPLDLGIVLANRSSSLDTDINHQRILNEHSEAGASPAVFVYTLPNVVLGEVCIRHKIQGENTFFINENKSDSSLESYARMVLERSQYKAVIYGWCELLGNDYQAELVIIEKK
- a CDS encoding beta-ketoacyl synthase chain length factor, yielding MALYINSASAYHAELDFKTLIPDANMRRRMSYVVKMGVGTAMDCIRKTSVDRIDAIITATGLGCLADSEKFLKSIQDSNEQLLNPTPFIQSTFNTIGGQVALLSKSHCYNMTYAHRFSSFESALLDAIMMAEDGEAEHILVGTADEKTPTQQKIMERLGAFRKGNTPDEGSFFFMLSRTPTTECLGVIEGLYLGGQNPNGEFDITINADKGYHTASAAAMFKGVEEVKSGAKRVLVVNDDYKIALRCM
- a CDS encoding LolA family protein — translated: MKSKLLALMLLCSTAAFAQNYGNKIDPSRGFSERLKSASDRTQSITCDFEQVKFMSVLAKTNKSKGKFFYKKAQKICLEYTNPQGNLIVMNGVKFKIQTNGKATVVKMNSNPMMRQMGDMLTACMTGNLNLFGNQSVSEYFENQSHYTVVITPTNRRVKSYLKQIVLRFDKGDMTLSSMRMNENDTDYTLYEFSDKRLNANVDDDKFKI
- a CDS encoding phosphopantetheine-binding protein; translation: MEKLINDLKVQLIEALNLEEITPEEIDAEAPLFGDGLGLDSIDALEIILILEKQYGLRIENPAEAKPIFYSVRTLAEYIEKNRK
- a CDS encoding hydroxymyristoyl-ACP dehydratase produces the protein MGVFEKAIIEGDEVLKYIPQRPPIVMVDKFFGVQENMSASGLLVKEDNIFCEDGVLQECGVIEHIAQSAAMRIGYIHISNGTEVPIGFIGSINRLTIDRLPRVGDDLYTEVEVEMEVFDITLLSAKVMLGDRLIAECQMKVATPGAAK
- a CDS encoding DUF2062 domain-containing protein, which translates into the protein MIDCKDRLKALGVVVVIPTYNNHATLLGVIDDAACYSNDIIVVNDGSTDGTADILADKQGITLISYAENRGKGHALKVGLRKAAELGYRYAITIDSDGQHYPDDIPSFIDQIEKTPDAFIVGARNLTADNMPGKNTFANKFSNFWFKVETGITMQDTQSGYRLYPLNKIAGMKFFTPRYEFELEIIVRCAWKRIPVINIPVKVFYPSVEERVSHFRPLRDFTRISILNTFLVTIALLYYYPISFFRALTKENIKRFTRDHITHSKESNLKITFSVGIGIFFGIVPLWGWQMISAGITAHLLRLNKVIAVAVSNISIPPMIPFILYGSMAMGGLALNKPTLLPLSSINIESISGCMFQYIVGSILLAVVASVIFSSITFIMLNFFRRNPL
- a CDS encoding polysaccharide deacetylase family protein, which produces MYVVILVVGFLLLAVYASVSISAGVYVKAFCRAKGNSKSIALTFDDGPDSVWTPKVLEVLRRYNVKATFFCIGDKVEKHPQLVKMLIEEGHIVGNHTYYHTSFFPLLSTKKMVDELQRCNEALTNITGESITLFRPPFGVTNPTIAASVRELGYKVVGWSIRSFDTVKSEREKVLRRILKKAHAGGVILMHDNLENSDWLVEQVIVNLHEQGYEIKRLDELFEI